In Gossypium arboreum isolate Shixiya-1 chromosome 5, ASM2569848v2, whole genome shotgun sequence, a single genomic region encodes these proteins:
- the LOC108451546 gene encoding UPF0481 protein At3g47200-like encodes MRNCSLTRLLLHKTSRTFHDITKAWNQQNLSKWKTTLEEELAINVPNDRENACIYKVPINMRKVQPDAYAPTIISISPYHLGQERLQAMEELKWKFFHCLFRPKQPNGVELDPAMKAMEDLEQDARRCYWDNAEQHSKDKFVRMMLVDGCFIVELLRELKHNNFQCAPSVQRWMLPTLRRDLIMLENQLSLFVLQKLFELTKRSDESSTCLEQLAFCFFNPLLQSQRDVRAMNAQGIQNTLHFLGLFRQSILPFPINLSQGLKSIKTSGSSNAAEEGIDMVRSMTELMEAGVVIEKAVNCPPLDVSSEGRWLKVPPLYVDDHKGTLFRNMVAYEQCHPKCRPYVTSYLFFFDGLINSAEDVGFLHHKGVLHHCLGSNKEVAKLLNGLCKEIAMDCGESYLCKVVHDMNTYCNGSYAWFRAGLVHHYFRSWVVGISTLGAIIVVYLSLIQTGFTFVKDPKNLNKPFHHDLIHCLLLPLSHLFSFKISDKNENNIWIYSI; translated from the coding sequence ATGAGAAACTGCTCCCTTACAAGGTTGCTTTTGCACAAGACAAGCAGAACctttcatgacattaccaaagCTTGGAATCAACAAAATTTATCAAAGTGGAAAACCACATTGGAGGAGGAGTTGGCAATTAATGTTCCCAATGATAGAGAAAATGCGTGCATATACAAGGTCCCCATTAACATGCGTAAGGTGCAACCCGACGCCTATGCTCCCACTATCATCTCAATCAGTCCTTACCATCTTGGACAGGAAAGGTTACAAGCAATGGAAGAGCTAAAATGGAAATTCTTTCACTGCCTCTTTCGTCCAAAACAGCCTAATGGGGTGGAACTAGACCCAGCGATGAAAGCCATGGAAGATTTGGAGCAGGATGCTCGTAGATGCTACTGGGACAATGCTGAACAACATAGTAAGGATAAATTTGTTAGGATGATGCTGGTTGATGGCTGCTTTATTGTGGAGCTCTTGAGAGAGTTGAAGCACAACAACTTTCAGTGTGCTCCCTCTGTTCAAAGGTGGATGCTGCCTACTCTTCGTCGGGATCTGATCATGCTTGAAAACCAGCTTTCCCTTTTTGTTTTGCAGAAATTGTTTGAGCTGACCAAAAGATCAGATGAATCAAGCACTTGCTTGGAACAGCTTGCCTTTTGTTTTTTCAATCCTCTATTGCAGTCTCAAAGGGATGTGCGGGCCATGAATGCACAAGGAATTCAGAACACGTTGCATTTTCTTGGCCTTTTCAGGCAAAGTATCCTCCCATTTCCTATAAACTTATCACAAGGACTAAAAAGTATCAAGACGAGCGGTTCGAGCAATGCAGCAGAAGAGGGGATTGACATGGTGCGGTCCATGACGGAGCTAATGGAAGCTGGTGTCGTGATTGAGAAAGCTGTTAATTGTCCTCCACTAGATGTAAGCTCTGAGGGGAGGTGGCTAAAAGTCCCTCCTCTCTACGTCGATGATCACAAGGGAACCCTGTTTCGAAACATGGTGGCCTATGAACAATGCCATCCCAAGTGCAGACCTTATGTCACATCGTATTTGTTCTTTTTCGATGGTTTGATTAACTCAGCTGAAGATGTGGGATTTCTTCACCACAAAGGGGTTCTTCACCATTGTTTAGGTAGCAACAAAGAAGTGGCCAAACTTTTGAATGGACTGTGCAAGGAAATAGCAATGGATTGTGGGGAGTCTTATTTATGCAAAGTAGTACACGATATGAACACTTATTGCAATGGCTCCTATGCTTGGTTTAGAGCGGGGTTGGTACACCATTATTTCAGAAGTTGGGTGGTAGGCATCTCCACCCTTGGAGCTATTATAGTTGTTTATCTCTCACTAATTCAAACGGGATTTACATTTGTAAAAGATCCGAAGAATCTTAACAAACCCTTTCATCATGACCTAATTCATTGCCTACTTCTACCTCTTAgtcatttgttttctttcaaaatAAGCGATAAGAATGAGAATAACATTTGGATATATTCGATTTGA